A single region of the Acidiferrobacteraceae bacterium genome encodes:
- a CDS encoding TIGR00645 family protein, whose translation MKKLEHALELMMFNSRWLLAPFYIGLVFSIVILIVKFGQELVHIVPRLFVATESEMILAILTLVDVSLIANLLLIIIFSGYENFVSKIDVGEHVDRPSWMGKVDFSGLKIKLIASIVAISAIELLKSFVNVAAMNNTHLAWKVGIHLTLVFSGVMFALMDRIAESKKEHD comes from the coding sequence ATGAAGAAACTGGAACACGCGCTAGAGCTAATGATGTTCAACAGCCGATGGCTGCTCGCACCTTTTTATATTGGGCTGGTCTTCAGCATCGTGATCCTGATTGTGAAATTTGGCCAGGAGTTGGTTCATATCGTCCCGCGCCTGTTCGTGGCCACGGAGAGCGAGATGATTCTGGCGATTCTGACGCTGGTGGACGTGTCGCTGATCGCCAACCTCTTGCTCATCATCATCTTCAGCGGCTACGAGAACTTCGTCTCCAAGATTGACGTGGGTGAACACGTGGACCGCCCGTCCTGGATGGGCAAGGTGGACTTTTCCGGATTGAAGATCAAACTGATCGCTTCCATCGTCGCAATCTCGGCCATCGAGTTGCTGAAGTCTTTTGTAAACGTAGCGGCCATGAACAATACCCATCTGGCATGGAAGGTCGGAATTCATCTGACCCTGGTCTTTTCCGGTGTCATGTTCGCCCTGATGGATCGCATCGCCGAGAGCAAAAAGGAACACGACTAG
- a CDS encoding class I SAM-dependent methyltransferase: protein MNCCGHNQSTGRLFSFMARRLGKRYRKKGFTDTQRQMVEGLRREGFQGASLLEIGSGVGFLHQSLLREGAGQATGVDLAPKMLKEARRFAAEAGLSERTRYIDGDFVALADDIEAADITILDKVICCYPDADGLVHKSLAHTNRAIALTYPRVRLMTRIGSMLTAVMMWMIRSDYRNYLHDPEQVQAWIEEAGFRKDYENQNTVWLTQVYARP from the coding sequence GTGAACTGTTGCGGACACAACCAATCCACCGGCAGGCTGTTTTCCTTCATGGCCCGGCGCCTGGGCAAGCGCTATCGAAAGAAAGGATTTACCGATACCCAGCGACAAATGGTCGAGGGTCTGCGGCGCGAAGGTTTCCAGGGCGCTTCGCTGCTGGAGATTGGTTCCGGAGTTGGATTCCTGCATCAGTCCCTGCTGAGGGAGGGCGCGGGGCAGGCAACCGGCGTGGATCTGGCGCCGAAAATGCTGAAGGAGGCGCGCCGGTTTGCGGCCGAAGCCGGGCTGTCGGAACGCACCCGATACATCGACGGGGATTTCGTTGCCCTGGCCGATGACATCGAAGCCGCGGACATCACCATTCTCGACAAGGTCATCTGCTGTTACCCCGATGCCGATGGCCTGGTCCACAAATCGCTTGCCCATACGAACCGCGCGATTGCGCTCACCTATCCGAGGGTCCGCCTGATGACGCGCATCGGTTCCATGTTGACTGCGGTGATGATGTGGATGATCCGGTCCGATTACCGCAACTACCTCCATGATCCGGAACAGGTCCAGGCCTGGATCGAAGAAGCGGGTTTTCGCAAGGACTATGAGAACCAGAATACGGTCTGGCTTACCCAGGTTTACGCCCGCCCCTGA
- a CDS encoding pirin family protein — MNDAIERKIARVVHSVRTLEGGGFPVRRPFPTADLLDVDPFLLLDHLGPVAWGPGEGIGAPDHPHRGFETVTYLLEGEMQHKDSGGHSGSLRPGDVQWMTAGSGVVHSELPSPRFMQEGGTMHGFQIWVNLPAADKMIAPRYQEVPRDRIPEAHSGDGRVRVRIIAGESMGTGAVIDTHTPIVYLHFTLEPGGRITQSVPADHNGLVYVVRGEATLASDGVRVREGQLAVLGEGDVVTVSVADDGETTDLLVLAGRPIGLKPKLELADHVYEPALAVEVHVGQVVREVGEVVADAHSQVVAHVAVDTDQRAGTGVTGVDLVALARLHTHVPLTHKVPVRPQDD, encoded by the coding sequence ATGAACGACGCAATAGAACGGAAGATCGCACGGGTGGTCCACTCGGTCCGTACACTTGAGGGTGGAGGGTTCCCCGTACGCCGGCCCTTCCCAACCGCCGACCTGCTCGATGTTGATCCCTTTCTGCTGCTGGACCATCTGGGCCCGGTGGCATGGGGGCCCGGTGAAGGAATCGGCGCACCGGATCACCCCCATCGCGGCTTCGAGACCGTAACCTATCTGCTCGAAGGCGAGATGCAACACAAGGATTCCGGTGGCCACAGCGGCAGCCTTCGTCCCGGCGACGTGCAATGGATGACCGCGGGAAGCGGCGTGGTCCATTCCGAATTACCCTCGCCGCGTTTCATGCAGGAGGGCGGCACCATGCACGGTTTTCAGATCTGGGTGAATCTGCCGGCAGCCGACAAGATGATCGCGCCGCGTTACCAGGAAGTGCCAAGGGACCGAATTCCCGAGGCACACAGCGGCGATGGCAGGGTGCGTGTACGCATCATTGCCGGTGAATCCATGGGTACCGGTGCGGTGATTGATACCCACACGCCCATTGTCTATCTCCACTTCACCCTGGAGCCCGGCGGCCGGATCACGCAGTCGGTCCCGGCGGACCACAATGGCCTGGTCTACGTCGTTCGTGGCGAGGCAACGCTTGCATCGGATGGCGTTCGCGTGCGTGAGGGACAACTGGCGGTATTGGGCGAAGGCGACGTTGTCACTGTGTCGGTTGCTGACGATGGCGAGACTACCGATCTGCTGGTACTCGCCGGCCGCCCAATCGGCCTGAAGCCCAAGCTAGAACTTGCCGACCACGTTTATGAACCAGCCCTGGCTGTTGAAGTCCATGTTGGTCAGGTCGTCCGAGAAGTTGGTGAAGTTGTAGCCGACGCCCATTCGCAGGTTGTTGCCCATGTGGCGGTAGATACCGACCAGCGCGCCGGCACGGGAGTCACCGGCGTCGATCTCGTCGCGCTGGCGCGCCTCCACACTCATGTCCCATTGACGCACAAAGTGCCAGTCCGCCCGCAGGATGATTAG